The following are from one region of the Chryseobacterium shigense genome:
- a CDS encoding SIR2 family NAD-dependent protein deacylase has translation MKKLTILSGAGISAESGIKTFRDGDGLWENHNITDVASPEGWRKDRALVLEFYNQRRRQLHEVQPNEAHQLLAELEKHFEVQIITQNIDDLHERAGSTHILHIHGELFKSCSCNNKNLIYEQKGDIRIGDKAEDGAQLRPFIVWFGEDVPLYQTAREKVRDADILVVIGTSLQVYPAAGLVHEIKDECLLVVINPNETGFGYGKRAVVMKESATKGMKLLFDKLVDLA, from the coding sequence ATGAAAAAACTAACCATATTAAGCGGAGCTGGAATCAGTGCTGAAAGCGGAATAAAAACATTCAGGGACGGAGACGGACTCTGGGAGAATCATAATATAACGGACGTTGCAAGTCCGGAAGGGTGGAGAAAAGACAGAGCCCTGGTTCTGGAATTTTATAATCAAAGGAGAAGACAGCTTCATGAAGTTCAACCCAATGAAGCCCATCAGTTATTAGCAGAATTGGAAAAACATTTTGAGGTTCAGATCATCACTCAAAATATAGATGACCTGCATGAAAGAGCCGGATCAACCCATATTCTTCATATTCATGGAGAACTCTTCAAATCTTGTTCGTGTAACAACAAAAATCTTATCTATGAGCAGAAAGGAGATATCCGGATTGGAGATAAAGCAGAAGACGGAGCTCAGTTAAGACCTTTTATCGTTTGGTTTGGCGAGGATGTTCCATTATATCAGACAGCAAGAGAAAAAGTAAGAGATGCCGACATTCTGGTGGTTATCGGAACCTCTTTGCAGGTATACCCGGCCGCAGGATTAGTTCATGAGATTAAAGATGAATGCTTACTGGTTGTAATCAATCCTAATGAAACAGGTTTCGGATATGGTAAAAGAGCCGTAGTGATGAAAGAATCTGCAACAAAAGGAATGAAACTTCTGTTTGATAAACTTGTAGACCTTGCCTGA
- a CDS encoding prolyl hydroxylase family protein, translating to MEKTELHPQIFLIEDFLSSDACDNYIAMAQEKVFEEAKINMNGRQMMSKGIRNNDRLMVFDNTLAKDLFEKAADFLPENHENYKLRDFNEMFRIYKYSPGQRFKMHRDGSYIRNENEKSFYTFLIYLNDDFEGGETEFENLFTVAPKKGSALVFYHPLRHEGKTLISGLKYVLRTDVMYSNR from the coding sequence ATGGAAAAAACAGAACTTCACCCGCAGATATTCCTGATCGAAGATTTTCTTTCTTCCGATGCTTGTGACAACTACATTGCTATGGCGCAGGAAAAAGTTTTTGAAGAAGCTAAAATCAACATGAACGGAAGACAGATGATGAGTAAAGGGATAAGGAATAATGACAGATTAATGGTTTTTGATAATACTTTAGCTAAAGATCTTTTTGAAAAAGCAGCCGATTTTCTTCCTGAAAACCATGAAAATTATAAGCTCCGGGATTTTAATGAAATGTTCAGAATTTATAAGTATTCTCCCGGGCAAAGGTTTAAAATGCACAGAGACGGAAGCTATATCCGCAACGAGAACGAGAAAAGCTTTTATACCTTTCTGATCTATCTGAATGATGATTTTGAAGGAGGAGAAACAGAATTCGAAAATCTGTTCACTGTAGCCCCAAAAAAAGGGTCTGCATTGGTTTTCTATCATCCTTTAAGACATGAGGGAAAAACTCTGATCAGTGGCCTGAAATATGTTTTGAGAACTGATGTAATGTATTCCAACAGATAA
- a CDS encoding DUF2971 domain-containing protein encodes MKGYKYRSIEKDVFDRDFKTIENNSFYSSNYSILNDPFDIYFDEEISQLVNILKILFPIKELDNFENQFKEVLKFKEKIGVYCLSSDFLNEQLWAYYASSYAGYCIEYDLDKLVDKGQNVDFQCQFEINYKENIPTLDIDDITNLKDNFIQKMFATKKSAWQHEKEIRLIFDKYGMKKFHPSAITGMYFGIKTPDIIKESFYKLFESRDVKFYEVFPSNFKLDFRLINETKRKLKYDVTKFDFEIIRPPLTNQWEQIFDIYYKGNPTDKQEIEKFIEAFKEKYCTKESTLYIFNNKEVLPLLEKYPLTVEQNIQYENSIITTIYNK; translated from the coding sequence ATGAAAGGATACAAATATCGGTCAATAGAAAAGGATGTTTTTGATAGAGATTTTAAAACTATTGAAAACAATTCTTTCTATTCATCAAATTATAGCATTTTGAATGATCCTTTTGATATTTATTTCGATGAAGAGATATCCCAGTTAGTAAATATTTTAAAAATTTTATTTCCTATCAAAGAGTTAGATAATTTTGAAAATCAGTTCAAAGAGGTTTTGAAATTTAAAGAAAAAATTGGTGTTTACTGTTTGAGTAGTGATTTTTTAAACGAACAACTATGGGCTTATTATGCTAGTTCTTATGCTGGGTATTGTATAGAATATGACTTGGATAAATTGGTAGATAAAGGACAAAATGTTGATTTCCAATGTCAATTCGAGATAAATTATAAAGAGAATATTCCAACATTAGATATTGATGATATTACCAATCTAAAAGATAATTTTATTCAAAAAATGTTTGCCACTAAAAAGTCTGCTTGGCAACATGAAAAAGAAATACGTTTGATTTTTGACAAATATGGTATGAAAAAGTTCCATCCATCAGCAATTACAGGAATGTATTTTGGAATTAAAACCCCGGATATAATAAAAGAATCTTTTTATAAACTTTTTGAGAGTAGAGATGTAAAATTCTATGAAGTATTTCCTTCGAATTTTAAATTAGATTTTAGGCTAATTAATGAAACAAAAAGAAAACTTAAATATGACGTTACTAAGTTTGATTTTGAAATAATTAGGCCTCCGCTAACTAATCAATGGGAACAAATTTTTGATATATATTATAAAGGAAATCCTACAGATAAACAGGAAATCGAAAAATTTATTGAGGCTTTTAAGGAGAAATACTGTACTAAAGAAAGTACTTTATATATATTCAATAATAAAGAAGTTTTACCTCTATTAGAAAAGTATCCTCTTACAGTTGAACAAAATATTCAATATGAAAATTCGATTATAACTACTATTTATAATAAATGA
- a CDS encoding NADAR family protein produces MKFSLQNIIERFQKKEELEFLFFWEHTVKDEITKSCFSQWFPIQFEENGTVYKTAEHYMMAGKAKLFNDQKALEKILNSETPNQAKSLGRKVENFDPKLWDENKYEIVKRANHLKFSQNLNFKDFLLSTADKVLVEANPYDKIWGIGMLESDSGAADPALWNGENLLGFALMEVRDELKK; encoded by the coding sequence GTGAAATTTAGCTTACAAAATATCATTGAAAGATTTCAGAAAAAAGAAGAACTTGAATTCCTTTTTTTCTGGGAACATACTGTAAAAGACGAGATTACTAAATCATGCTTCAGTCAATGGTTTCCAATTCAGTTTGAAGAAAACGGAACCGTATATAAAACCGCAGAACATTATATGATGGCCGGAAAAGCAAAATTATTCAATGATCAGAAAGCATTAGAGAAAATTTTAAATTCTGAAACTCCAAATCAGGCTAAAAGTTTGGGAAGAAAAGTAGAAAATTTTGATCCGAAGCTTTGGGATGAGAATAAGTATGAGATTGTAAAAAGAGCTAATCATCTGAAATTCTCTCAAAATCTGAATTTTAAGGATTTCCTTCTGTCTACAGCAGATAAAGTCCTTGTTGAAGCAAACCCTTATGATAAAATCTGGGGTATAGGTATGCTGGAATCTGATTCCGGAGCAGCCGACCCGGCTTTATGGAATGGAGAGAACCTGCTGGGTTTTGCTCTCATGGAAGTCAGAGATGAATTGAAAAAATAG
- a CDS encoding NUDIX hydrolase — MQDIKVAVDAVIFGYFDKQDLQLLLIKRKIDPYKGGWALPGGLVMDDENLDDAVKRELYEEAGIKPDFLEQLYSFGNVGRDPRNRVVSVAYLGLVNPSYHELFADSDAEDAQWFSVNKLPSLAFDHKSIIDMALNRLRTKIQYQPVGFNLLNEEFPFSDLENLYKTIVGHEIDRRNFRKKIMSYGLLNETNNVKKEGSGRPGKLFTFNQKKYEELEKEGFYFEIK, encoded by the coding sequence ATTCAGGATATAAAAGTTGCCGTTGATGCCGTTATTTTCGGTTATTTCGATAAGCAGGACCTTCAGCTTCTATTAATCAAAAGAAAGATTGATCCGTACAAAGGAGGCTGGGCGCTTCCCGGCGGTCTTGTTATGGATGATGAAAACCTGGATGATGCTGTAAAAAGAGAACTGTATGAAGAAGCCGGCATAAAGCCCGATTTTCTGGAACAGCTTTACAGTTTTGGTAATGTGGGCCGGGACCCTAGAAATAGAGTGGTTTCTGTGGCTTATCTGGGCCTTGTAAACCCTTCCTATCATGAACTCTTTGCAGACTCGGATGCAGAAGATGCCCAATGGTTCAGTGTAAATAAGCTCCCTTCACTCGCCTTCGATCACAAATCTATTATCGATATGGCGTTGAACAGACTTCGTACTAAAATTCAATATCAGCCGGTTGGCTTTAATCTTCTGAATGAAGAATTCCCCTTCTCAGACCTTGAAAATCTTTACAAAACTATTGTCGGGCACGAAATAGACCGCAGAAATTTCCGTAAAAAAATCATGAGCTACGGCCTGTTGAATGAAACCAATAATGTTAAAAAAGAAGGCAGCGGCAGGCCCGGAAAACTCTTTACCTTCAATCAGAAGAAGTATGAAGAACTCGAAAAAGAAGGCTTCTATTTCGAGATTAAATAA
- a CDS encoding adenylosuccinate synthetase has product MKKAQIVIGLGFGDEGKGITTDFLAQQNPESVIIRFSGGQQAAHTVMIDGKKHIHSSFGSGALRGLPSYFTEHCTIHPVFLLNERKELIEKGGNVALHIHPLAKVTTPFDVWQNRKSTKNLEHGTCGKGIGATMKRHESPYKLFAADLIAPRGMLVEKLKGIAYYYGFMDENQVQEALQDFLNAIDQIDWKIEDYTYLNSFENLIFEGSQGILLDMDHGVFPNVTYANTTSKNAYEICRILEIEDIEMYYVTRVYSTRHGNGWMSNEKELKLENNEEETCIFNEYQKELRFGDLDYDLLNYALVVDGAYVKTCQKNLVITCLDQTDEEFKTENLKIKFDKIYGSYSPYSKDFKQIFNRIMTYI; this is encoded by the coding sequence ATGAAAAAAGCACAAATAGTAATAGGCCTGGGTTTTGGGGATGAAGGAAAAGGAATCACTACGGATTTTCTGGCACAGCAAAACCCTGAGTCTGTTATCATCCGGTTTTCCGGAGGACAGCAGGCTGCACATACGGTAATGATTGACGGTAAGAAGCACATTCATTCCAGTTTTGGGAGTGGAGCACTTCGGGGATTACCCTCTTATTTTACAGAACACTGTACCATTCATCCTGTTTTTCTGTTGAATGAAAGAAAAGAGTTAATAGAAAAAGGCGGAAATGTTGCATTACATATTCATCCTTTGGCTAAAGTGACCACTCCGTTTGATGTATGGCAAAACAGAAAAAGTACAAAAAACCTTGAGCATGGAACCTGTGGAAAAGGGATTGGTGCAACAATGAAAAGACATGAAAGCCCTTACAAACTATTTGCTGCCGATTTAATTGCTCCAAGAGGAATGCTGGTTGAAAAGCTGAAAGGAATAGCTTACTATTATGGCTTTATGGATGAGAATCAGGTACAGGAAGCACTGCAGGATTTTCTGAATGCAATAGATCAGATCGACTGGAAAATAGAAGATTATACCTATCTGAATTCATTTGAAAACCTCATTTTTGAAGGCAGCCAGGGAATTCTGCTCGATATGGATCATGGAGTATTTCCAAATGTAACCTATGCAAATACCACCTCAAAAAATGCTTATGAGATCTGCAGAATATTGGAAATAGAGGATATTGAAATGTATTATGTGACAAGGGTTTATTCCACGCGTCACGGAAACGGCTGGATGAGCAATGAAAAGGAGTTGAAACTTGAAAATAATGAAGAGGAAACCTGTATTTTTAACGAGTATCAGAAAGAACTTCGTTTCGGAGACCTGGATTATGATCTTTTGAATTATGCCCTTGTTGTAGATGGAGCTTATGTAAAAACATGCCAAAAAAATCTCGTTATTACATGTCTGGATCAAACTGATGAAGAGTTTAAAACCGAGAATTTGAAAATAAAATTTGACAAAATTTATGGATCATATTCTCCTTATTCCAAAGACTTTAAACAAATTTTTAACAGAATAATGACTTATATTTAA
- a CDS encoding RNA polymerase sigma factor gives MKIKDAEIISLMQNPRTQEKGVRALMDAYQSRLYWHIRRIIVDGDLAQDTLQETFIKAYQNFHQFKNDSQLYTWLYRIATNEALQQVNKMKKMQKTDEDPEYYMQNLVSDNTEGDAEEIQLLLQNAIQSLPEKQKLVFMMRYYDDLPYEEISKIVDMSVGTLKTNYHYAKQKIEEYIKENYER, from the coding sequence ATGAAGATTAAGGACGCGGAAATTATTTCGTTGATGCAAAACCCACGGACCCAGGAAAAAGGGGTACGGGCCTTGATGGATGCTTATCAGAGCAGATTGTACTGGCATATCAGAAGAATTATTGTAGATGGGGATCTTGCTCAGGATACACTGCAGGAGACTTTTATTAAAGCCTATCAGAATTTTCACCAGTTTAAAAATGACAGCCAACTGTATACCTGGCTTTACAGGATTGCCACCAATGAAGCATTACAGCAGGTAAACAAGATGAAGAAAATGCAGAAAACCGATGAAGATCCTGAATATTACATGCAGAACCTGGTGTCTGACAATACAGAAGGAGATGCGGAAGAGATACAGCTGCTGCTCCAGAATGCAATACAAAGCCTGCCCGAAAAGCAGAAACTGGTATTTATGATGCGGTATTATGATGATCTTCCTTACGAAGAGATATCTAAAATTGTAGATATGTCTGTAGGGACCTTAAAAACGAATTATCATTATGCCAAACAGAAAATAGAAGAATATATAAAAGAAAATTACGAAAGATAA
- the lepA gene encoding translation elongation factor 4: MKNIRNFCIIAHIDHGKSTLADRLLEYTNTVTQRELQSQTLDDMDLEKERGITIKSHAIQMDYEYKGEKYILNLIDTPGHVDFSYEVSRSIAACEGALLIVDAAQSIQAQTISNLYLALENDLTIIPILNKIDLPSANPEEVTDEIMNLIGCEYDDVLRVSGKTGEGVHDLLEKIVERIPAPVGDPDAPLQALVFDSVYNPFRGIEAYFKVVNGSISKNEKIKFFATGKEYGADEVGTLKLKQVPKKTIGCGDVGYLVSGIKDAREVKVGDTITSFEKPASGPIEGFEEVKPMVFAGIYPIDSEDFEELRFSLEKLRLNDASLVFEPESSAALGFGFRCGFLGMLHMEIVQERLDREFNMNVITTVPNVSYFGYSKKDPETPILINNPSEMMDPSIMDRVEEPFIKASIITKSDFVGAVMTLCIEKRGEIVNQSYLTSERVELVFNMPLAEVVFDFYDRLKSISKGYASFDYHPIGFRASKLVKMDILINGDMVDALSSLIHDSNAYHIGKKMCEKLRELIPRQQFDIAVQAALGTKVIARETIKALRKDVTAKCYGGDISRKRKLLEKQKEGKKKMKQIGRVEVPQSAFMAVLKLND, translated from the coding sequence ATGAAAAACATACGAAATTTTTGCATAATCGCTCATATTGACCACGGTAAAAGTACTTTGGCAGACCGTCTTTTGGAGTACACCAATACAGTTACTCAAAGAGAATTGCAGTCTCAGACCCTGGATGATATGGATTTGGAAAAGGAACGTGGGATTACCATAAAATCTCACGCCATCCAGATGGATTATGAGTATAAAGGAGAAAAATATATCTTAAACCTTATTGATACACCGGGACACGTGGATTTTTCCTACGAAGTTTCCCGTTCCATTGCAGCCTGTGAAGGAGCGCTTCTTATTGTAGATGCAGCTCAGAGTATTCAGGCACAAACCATCAGTAACCTTTACCTGGCACTGGAAAATGATTTAACGATCATCCCGATTCTTAATAAAATTGACCTCCCTTCAGCCAATCCTGAAGAAGTAACCGATGAGATCATGAATCTGATTGGATGCGAATATGATGACGTTTTAAGAGTTTCCGGAAAAACAGGAGAAGGTGTTCATGACCTCCTTGAAAAGATTGTGGAGAGAATTCCTGCACCAGTAGGAGATCCTGACGCACCGCTTCAGGCACTTGTTTTTGATTCGGTGTATAACCCTTTCAGAGGAATTGAAGCTTATTTCAAAGTAGTGAATGGAAGTATTTCCAAAAATGAAAAGATCAAATTCTTTGCTACCGGAAAAGAATATGGAGCAGACGAAGTAGGAACACTTAAATTAAAGCAGGTTCCAAAAAAGACAATCGGTTGTGGAGATGTAGGATATCTGGTTTCCGGAATTAAAGATGCAAGAGAAGTAAAAGTGGGAGATACCATTACTTCTTTTGAAAAACCGGCCTCAGGACCTATTGAAGGTTTCGAAGAAGTAAAGCCAATGGTATTTGCCGGTATTTATCCTATTGATTCAGAAGATTTTGAAGAACTGAGATTCTCTCTTGAAAAATTAAGGCTGAATGATGCTTCTCTGGTTTTTGAACCGGAAAGTTCTGCCGCTTTAGGATTCGGTTTCCGTTGCGGATTCCTGGGAATGCTTCACATGGAGATTGTTCAGGAACGTCTGGACAGAGAGTTCAATATGAACGTAATCACCACAGTACCGAACGTATCTTATTTCGGATATTCCAAAAAAGATCCTGAAACTCCGATCCTGATCAATAACCCTTCAGAAATGATGGATCCTTCGATTATGGACAGAGTGGAAGAACCGTTTATCAAAGCTTCCATCATCACGAAATCCGATTTCGTTGGTGCCGTAATGACTTTATGTATTGAAAAAAGAGGAGAGATCGTAAACCAGAGCTATTTAACTTCTGAAAGAGTAGAGCTGGTCTTCAATATGCCTTTGGCAGAAGTTGTATTCGATTTCTACGACAGGTTAAAATCCATTTCTAAAGGATATGCGTCATTTGATTATCACCCGATAGGATTCAGGGCTTCCAAACTTGTAAAAATGGATATCCTGATCAATGGAGATATGGTTGATGCCCTTTCTTCACTGATCCACGACAGTAATGCATATCATATTGGTAAAAAAATGTGTGAAAAGCTTCGTGAGCTGATCCCGAGGCAGCAGTTTGATATTGCTGTTCAGGCAGCACTGGGAACGAAGGTTATTGCCAGGGAAACCATAAAGGCATTAAGAAAAGACGTTACCGCAAAATGTTACGGAGGAGATATTTCCAGAAAACGTAAACTTCTTGAAAAGCAGAAAGAAGGTAAAAAGAAAATGAAACAGATCGGAAGGGTTGAAGTGCCCCAGTCTGCATTCATGGCAGTATTAAAACTAAACGATTAA
- a CDS encoding KdsC family phosphatase: MSYKEKLKDIKAFVFDVDGVFTDGSVYLLPGGNMCRVMNVLDGYAVVKALKNNYLIGVITGGNDEMVKHRINYLGIQDYYPKSHNKMADFEDFKKKYNLKNEEILTMGDDLPDIHIMENSAIAACPENAVPEVKGISDYISEKKGGSGAVRDVIEQVMKVQGNWHDDNTQSV; the protein is encoded by the coding sequence ATGAGCTATAAAGAGAAATTAAAGGATATTAAAGCATTTGTATTTGATGTGGACGGAGTTTTTACAGATGGAAGCGTTTATCTTCTTCCGGGCGGAAATATGTGCAGGGTGATGAATGTCCTGGATGGATATGCTGTGGTTAAAGCATTAAAAAACAATTATTTAATTGGTGTTATCACAGGCGGAAACGATGAAATGGTGAAGCACAGAATCAATTACCTGGGAATACAGGATTATTATCCGAAATCACACAATAAGATGGCTGATTTTGAAGATTTTAAAAAGAAATACAATCTTAAAAACGAAGAGATTCTAACGATGGGAGATGATCTTCCCGATATTCATATCATGGAAAACTCTGCTATTGCTGCATGTCCTGAAAATGCCGTTCCTGAGGTAAAAGGAATATCCGATTATATTTCTGAAAAAAAGGGAGGCAGCGGGGCAGTACGTGATGTGATAGAGCAGGTAATGAAGGTTCAGGGAAACTGGCATGATGATAATACCCAATCTGTATAA
- a CDS encoding TIGR02452 family protein, protein MTNKGMAKDTLEILARTYYINEENEKIDLKNQLEVCKKETVLFSSEELSTMIKNELPETSFETEFETWNCSSLKAILKLSEEENQEKLMCLNFASAKNPGGGFINGAEAQEESLARTSALYETQLQAWDYYRIHRAMESCFYTDMMIYSPKVPVFRKDKGELLLKPVLCNFITSPAVNAGVVRRQEPERANEIFKAMDVRMDKMFALALSQGNEILILGAWGCGVFRNDPKDLVELFKKHLYGKYKNKFKKVVFAVLTKNEKMLELFQEIE, encoded by the coding sequence ATGACAAATAAAGGAATGGCAAAAGATACACTAGAAATCTTAGCTAGAACATATTATATAAACGAAGAAAACGAGAAGATAGATTTAAAGAATCAATTGGAAGTATGTAAAAAAGAAACCGTTCTATTTTCATCCGAAGAACTTTCCACAATGATCAAAAATGAACTTCCGGAAACATCTTTTGAAACCGAATTTGAAACTTGGAATTGCAGTTCTTTAAAAGCAATTTTAAAGTTATCCGAAGAAGAAAACCAGGAAAAACTGATGTGCCTAAATTTTGCATCAGCCAAAAATCCGGGAGGAGGTTTTATCAATGGAGCTGAGGCTCAGGAAGAAAGCCTGGCAAGAACTTCAGCCTTGTATGAAACACAGCTTCAGGCATGGGATTATTACAGAATTCACCGCGCAATGGAATCTTGTTTTTATACAGATATGATGATTTACAGTCCGAAAGTGCCTGTTTTCAGAAAAGACAAAGGAGAGCTGTTATTAAAGCCTGTTTTGTGTAATTTCATTACGTCTCCTGCGGTAAATGCCGGAGTTGTAAGAAGACAGGAACCGGAAAGAGCAAATGAAATTTTTAAAGCAATGGATGTAAGAATGGATAAAATGTTTGCTCTTGCCTTGAGTCAGGGAAATGAGATATTGATTCTAGGAGCTTGGGGATGCGGAGTTTTCAGAAATGATCCTAAAGATCTTGTAGAGCTTTTCAAAAAGCATTTGTACGGAAAATATAAGAACAAATTTAAAAAAGTGGTTTTTGCAGTCTTGACTAAAAATGAAAAAATGCTCGAATTGTTCCAAGAAATAGAATAA
- a CDS encoding DUF1579 domain-containing protein, producing the protein MRNLLSLLSIVFLMTACEKGKPATEKDSAKADSATAWKPVDSATATKAWMEYATPGEMHKTLALYDGNWTGVTTTWMENGGQPITSQSECTNKMIFGGRYQHSTYKGNFMGMPFEGMSIMGYDNSKKKFISTWIDNMGTGIMHAEGDWNPTKKSIEFKGKMTDPARPGEDCDFREVYTFTDANNHIMEMYGPDAKTGKEYKTMEIKFTKKK; encoded by the coding sequence ATGAGAAATTTACTATCACTGTTATCCATTGTCTTTCTAATGACGGCCTGTGAGAAGGGTAAACCTGCCACAGAAAAAGATTCAGCTAAAGCAGATTCTGCAACGGCGTGGAAGCCTGTAGACTCTGCAACCGCCACGAAGGCATGGATGGAATATGCAACTCCGGGTGAAATGCACAAAACACTGGCTCTTTACGATGGGAACTGGACAGGAGTAACCACTACATGGATGGAAAATGGCGGCCAGCCCATTACAAGTCAATCTGAATGTACAAATAAAATGATATTCGGAGGAAGATACCAGCACAGCACATATAAGGGAAATTTTATGGGGATGCCATTTGAAGGAATGAGTATTATGGGTTACGACAATTCTAAGAAAAAGTTTATAAGCACCTGGATTGATAATATGGGTACAGGAATTATGCATGCTGAAGGAGACTGGAACCCGACTAAAAAATCCATTGAATTCAAAGGTAAAATGACTGATCCTGCAAGACCCGGAGAAGACTGTGATTTCAGAGAGGTTTACACTTTCACCGATGCTAATAATCATATTATGGAAATGTACGGTCCTGATGCCAAAACAGGAAAGGAATATAAAACTATGGAAATAAAATTCACAAAAAAGAAATAA
- a CDS encoding ADP-ribosylation/crystallin J1: MNAKTLYRPVGEKEMALIIESRYKKFPPRLEWQPIFYPVLDENYASEIAEKWNTRDEAGNYLGFVTRFKVKEEVVNQYPEQNVGAKNHNELWVPAEGLEIFNDAIIGNIEVMKVFIGKNFKEAANREIENLLLKINHDK, from the coding sequence ATGAACGCAAAAACATTATACAGACCAGTAGGAGAAAAAGAAATGGCTTTAATTATTGAGAGCAGATATAAAAAATTCCCACCAAGACTGGAATGGCAGCCGATCTTTTATCCGGTTCTGGATGAAAACTATGCGTCAGAAATTGCTGAAAAATGGAATACAAGAGATGAGGCCGGAAATTACCTGGGTTTTGTAACAAGGTTTAAGGTAAAGGAAGAAGTGGTTAACCAATATCCAGAGCAGAATGTAGGTGCAAAAAATCATAATGAATTGTGGGTTCCGGCTGAAGGGTTGGAGATTTTCAATGATGCAATTATCGGGAATATTGAAGTGATGAAAGTTTTCATCGGAAAAAATTTTAAAGAAGCAGCAAATAGAGAGATAGAAAATTTATTATTAAAAATTAATCATGACAAATAA
- a CDS encoding Rossmann-like and DUF2520 domain-containing protein, which translates to MQIVIIGSGNVAYHLAKAFSLNNIPLMQIFGRNTEELKKISEELNIPYSTENLQDADLYIICVSDNSVENVSRLITKKDCLVAHTSGSLPKEILKGEYRKSSFYPLQTFSKSKELDYEKIPFFIETENEQDKKLLFETASRISSNVMESTYEKRKYIHLTAVFACNFVNHLFARAKEISDSQEIPFDYFLPLIDETVQKIHEIEPRSAQTGPAVRNDMRVLELHEQLLKDESLEIYKTMNHSIQKMYEL; encoded by the coding sequence ATGCAAATTGTAATTATAGGATCCGGAAATGTGGCTTACCATCTGGCAAAAGCTTTTAGCCTGAACAATATTCCATTAATGCAGATTTTTGGAAGGAATACCGAAGAACTGAAGAAAATTTCCGAAGAACTGAATATTCCCTATTCTACGGAAAATCTTCAGGATGCAGATCTGTATATCATTTGTGTAAGTGATAATTCTGTAGAAAATGTTTCCCGGCTTATTACCAAAAAAGACTGTCTGGTTGCCCATACTTCAGGGTCTCTTCCCAAAGAAATTCTGAAAGGGGAGTACAGAAAATCAAGCTTTTATCCATTGCAGACCTTTTCAAAATCAAAAGAACTGGATTATGAGAAAATTCCGTTTTTCATTGAAACTGAAAATGAACAGGACAAAAAGCTTCTTTTTGAAACTGCCTCCAGAATTTCCAGCAATGTGATGGAGAGCACTTATGAAAAAAGAAAATACATTCATCTGACAGCCGTTTTTGCCTGTAATTTTGTGAATCATCTATTCGCCAGAGCTAAGGAAATTTCAGACTCACAGGAAATTCCATTTGATTATTTTCTGCCGCTTATTGATGAAACGGTACAAAAGATCCATGAGATTGAGCCTAGATCAGCGCAAACGGGGCCAGCAGTACGAAATGATATGCGGGTGCTGGAATTACATGAGCAGTTATTAAAAGACGAAAGTCTTGAGATTTATAAAACAATGAATCATTCTATTCAGAAAATGTATGAGCTATAA